The proteins below come from a single Balaenoptera musculus isolate JJ_BM4_2016_0621 chromosome 1, mBalMus1.pri.v3, whole genome shotgun sequence genomic window:
- the SRP9 gene encoding signal recognition particle 9 kDa protein has product MPQYQTWEEFSRAAEKLYLADPMKARVVLKYRHSDGSLCIKVTDDLVCLVYRTDQAQDVKKIEKFHSQLMRLMVAKESRSVAMETD; this is encoded by the exons ATGCCGCAGTACCAGACCTGGGAGGAGTTCAGTCGCGCAGCGGAGAAGCTCTACCTCGCAGACCCTATGAAG gcaCGTGTGGTTCTCAAATATAGGCATTCTGATGGGAGTTTGTGTATTAAAGTAACAGATGATTTAGTT TGTTTGGTATATAGAACAGACCAAGCTCAAGATGTAAAGAAGATTGAGAAATTCCACAGTCAACTAATGCGACTTATGGTGGCCAAGGAATCCCGCAGTGTTGCCATGGAAACGGACTGA